One window of the Natrinema sp. CBA1119 genome contains the following:
- a CDS encoding Xaa-Pro peptidase family protein, with protein sequence MTGARIQHGDAGHRDYERQELFRVLEPVARENLELVQERMADADVDALIINRSDNLRYLVGYGPYDSFSLSAEHGAVVTQSGEPTIVAAPRLAADLDDRHWLADVVPFSTTKGEAAETFATVLEERGVADGVVALDPHMEYRFARKLEASLPGCRLCDAGDLLFEARAVKTDAEIALIDEGLSVAELAIEAGIEAVEVGVRECEVSGTIMDAMISAGAAGAYALPAIVSSGVRWSRCQEYPSRKRIRRGEFVQLDEGPMWKGYYSELARMAFPGTPSDEQRSMYQATFAAHEAAIDAIEPGVTGREVYDAARDIFVEFGYEEWLTDGNIGHGIGVVAHEPPYVGPTADVTLEENMIVMIEPGLFRPDVAGVRFEDMVLVTDRGREVLSRTPHPDHEKFL encoded by the coding sequence ATGACCGGCGCACGGATCCAGCACGGCGACGCGGGCCACCGAGACTACGAGCGACAGGAGTTGTTTCGAGTGCTCGAGCCCGTCGCGCGAGAGAACCTCGAGCTGGTACAGGAACGAATGGCCGACGCGGATGTCGACGCCCTGATCATCAACCGGTCCGACAACCTCCGATATCTCGTCGGCTACGGCCCCTACGACAGCTTCTCGCTCTCGGCCGAACACGGCGCGGTCGTAACGCAGTCGGGAGAGCCGACGATCGTCGCCGCTCCCCGGCTGGCCGCGGACCTCGACGACCGTCACTGGCTCGCGGACGTCGTCCCGTTCTCGACGACGAAGGGCGAGGCCGCGGAGACGTTCGCGACGGTGCTCGAAGAGCGCGGCGTCGCGGACGGCGTCGTCGCCCTCGATCCGCACATGGAGTACCGGTTCGCCCGGAAACTCGAGGCCTCGCTCCCGGGGTGCCGGCTGTGCGACGCAGGCGACTTGCTTTTCGAGGCGCGGGCCGTCAAGACGGACGCGGAGATCGCGCTCATCGACGAAGGGCTCTCGGTGGCCGAACTCGCGATCGAGGCCGGCATCGAGGCGGTCGAGGTCGGCGTCCGCGAGTGTGAGGTCTCCGGGACGATCATGGACGCCATGATCTCGGCCGGCGCAGCCGGCGCGTACGCCCTCCCAGCGATCGTCAGCTCCGGCGTCCGTTGGTCGCGCTGCCAGGAGTATCCCTCCAGAAAGCGCATCCGTCGGGGAGAGTTCGTCCAGCTCGATGAAGGCCCGATGTGGAAGGGCTACTACAGCGAACTGGCCCGAATGGCGTTCCCCGGCACGCCGTCCGACGAACAGCGATCGATGTATCAGGCGACGTTTGCGGCCCACGAGGCGGCGATCGATGCCATCGAACCCGGTGTAACCGGTCGCGAAGTGTACGACGCTGCGCGCGACATCTTCGTCGAGTTCGGCTACGAGGAGTGGCTGACCGACGGCAACATCGGCCACGGCATCGGCGTCGTTGCCCACGAACCGCCGTACGTCGGTCCGACCGCGGACGTCACGCTCGAGGAGAACATGATCGTCATGATCGAGCCGGGCCTGTTCCGGCCAGACGTCGCCGGCGTTCGCTTCGAAGACATGGTACTCGTAACCGATCGCGGCCGCGAGGTACTCTCGCGAACCCCCCATCCCGATCATGAGAAGTTCCTCTGA
- a CDS encoding ABC transporter ATP-binding protein, which yields MAFLDIDNLRKEFGETVAVDGISVSVEEGEFVTVVGPSGCGKTTTLLNIAGLQTPTSGSIRLQGTDLTNLPPYERDIGVVFQDYALFPHKTVAENIAFGLKMRGADEREREAKVSEMLSMINLEGYEDEYPHECSGGQQQRVAVARALAFDPDLVLMDEPLSNLDKKLRGEMRTELKRIQRETGITTVYVTHNQTEALSMGDRIAVLNDGNLEQYDEPKTAYEHPTSPFVADFLGTSSRIDGTLRLGSTPDVQFGDSSMTVEARDGFDDGDTVAVFVRTELASLSTERPAVENTFRGTIESVDYQGQGAVYFVSVPAFGTTMQVNHHANASMLEPGNEVWVSIDPSDVIYTASQASAEGSERSEIPAESR from the coding sequence ATGGCATTTCTCGATATTGACAACCTTCGAAAGGAGTTCGGAGAAACCGTCGCCGTCGACGGAATCTCCGTTTCCGTCGAGGAGGGGGAGTTCGTCACCGTCGTCGGTCCGAGCGGCTGTGGGAAGACGACGACGCTCCTCAACATCGCCGGTCTCCAGACGCCAACGTCCGGATCGATCCGGCTGCAGGGAACCGACCTCACGAACCTCCCGCCGTACGAACGCGACATCGGCGTCGTCTTCCAGGACTACGCGCTCTTTCCGCACAAGACCGTCGCGGAGAACATCGCCTTCGGATTGAAGATGCGCGGTGCCGACGAACGCGAGCGCGAGGCGAAAGTCTCCGAGATGCTCTCGATGATCAATCTCGAGGGCTACGAAGACGAGTATCCCCACGAGTGCAGCGGGGGACAGCAACAGCGGGTCGCCGTCGCTCGAGCGCTCGCCTTCGATCCCGACCTCGTGTTGATGGACGAACCGCTGTCCAACCTCGATAAGAAGCTTCGGGGAGAGATGCGAACCGAACTCAAACGCATCCAGCGCGAAACCGGTATCACGACGGTCTACGTCACCCACAACCAGACGGAGGCGCTCTCGATGGGCGACCGGATCGCGGTGCTGAACGACGGCAACCTGGAACAGTACGACGAACCGAAGACGGCGTACGAACACCCGACATCGCCGTTCGTCGCGGACTTCCTCGGCACCTCGAGCAGAATCGACGGAACCCTCCGACTCGGATCGACGCCCGACGTGCAGTTTGGCGACTCGAGTATGACCGTCGAGGCCCGCGACGGGTTCGACGACGGCGACACCGTCGCCGTCTTCGTCCGGACCGAACTCGCGTCCCTCAGTACGGAGCGCCCCGCGGTCGAGAACACCTTCCGAGGAACCATCGAGAGCGTGGATTATCAGGGACAAGGTGCCGTCTACTTCGTGTCCGTCCCCGCGTTCGGGACGACGATGCAGGTGAACCACCACGCGAACGCGAGTATGCTCGAGCCCGGCAACGAGGTCTGGGTGAGTATCGATCCCTCGGACGTCATTTACACGGCATCGCAGGCGTCGGCCGAGGGCTCTGAACGTTCCGAAATCCCCGCGGAGAGTCGATGA
- a CDS encoding PotD/PotF family extracellular solute-binding protein: protein MSESYTGSASDIGSRSESRSRRRVLQSISGVGAAGVVGLSGCLGGGSSDPFVVQVTGGNYIDSYESEVFSAFEEEQDVDVAVNQISDQFDGYNQIQSGQSDAHVTITSANTLYMGATNDVWEPINTDELDNYDSLGDTFKNPVYDAGDDVHGIPTVYGTIGMAYNRDELGELDSWEACWDQANAGNVTMQGTDFVRVFTTALYLGMDPNEIGADSSYEDGIGRIWDSVREQKDLISSYWSTGDEHVRMYAQNEAYVGEAWGGRIKAAVDDGHDHLDYVIPKEGAYGWSDNWAMVSGIDDDKRSTAMDFFDFLLEEDVLVPLAEALGYPPATGATSDVIETLGDYDPTGGERLTFLNPGYQEEHSDEWSQEWESIQSS from the coding sequence ATGAGTGAATCCTACACTGGTTCGGCCTCCGACATCGGCAGTCGTTCAGAGAGCCGAAGCCGGCGGCGAGTACTACAATCGATCAGCGGCGTCGGCGCCGCCGGTGTCGTTGGACTGTCAGGTTGTCTCGGCGGCGGCTCGAGCGATCCGTTCGTCGTTCAGGTTACCGGCGGAAACTACATCGACTCCTACGAGAGCGAGGTGTTCTCTGCGTTCGAAGAGGAACAGGACGTCGACGTCGCAGTTAACCAGATAAGCGACCAGTTCGACGGATACAACCAGATTCAGTCCGGGCAGTCGGACGCGCACGTGACGATTACCTCCGCGAACACGCTGTACATGGGCGCGACTAATGACGTCTGGGAACCGATCAACACCGATGAGCTGGATAACTACGACAGCCTCGGTGACACCTTCAAGAACCCGGTTTACGACGCCGGAGACGACGTCCATGGCATTCCAACCGTATACGGGACCATCGGGATGGCGTACAACCGCGACGAACTCGGCGAACTCGACTCCTGGGAAGCGTGCTGGGACCAGGCGAACGCCGGCAACGTCACCATGCAGGGGACCGACTTCGTGCGCGTCTTCACGACCGCCCTCTACCTCGGAATGGATCCCAACGAGATCGGAGCCGACAGCTCCTACGAGGATGGCATCGGACGGATCTGGGATTCGGTCCGCGAGCAGAAGGATCTGATCTCCAGCTACTGGTCGACGGGCGACGAGCACGTCCGAATGTATGCACAAAACGAGGCCTACGTCGGCGAAGCGTGGGGCGGCCGAATCAAGGCCGCCGTCGACGACGGTCACGACCACCTCGACTACGTCATTCCGAAGGAGGGCGCGTACGGCTGGTCTGACAACTGGGCGATGGTGTCCGGAATCGACGACGACAAGCGAAGCACCGCGATGGATTTCTTCGACTTCCTGCTTGAGGAGGACGTACTGGTCCCGCTCGCGGAGGCGCTCGGCTACCCGCCGGCGACCGGCGCGACCTCCGACGTGATCGAAACCCTCGGCGACTACGATCCGACGGGCGGTGAGCGACTCACGTTCCTCAATCCCGGCTACCAGGAGGAGCACTCCGACGAGTGGTCCCAGGAGTGGGAGAGCATCCAATCGTCGTAG
- a CDS encoding ArgE/DapE family deacylase translates to MEPHERVAAAASERVEDAVDQISDDLVGFASDLVRVRSVLNHEEPAQELVRERLEALDLEVEEIRADEVPGIEDHDEYVERDLSYEDRPNLLATREGADDGPSLLFNGHVDVVPEGDRDAWSFDPFAGTVEDGRLLGRGASDMKGGVAAMIYALEALDRAGIELLGDLSFNTVIEEEYGGSGGTLASVLAGVDADAVVIPEPTGFDSWIANDGVSYFRVTVEGKGAHAAETDAGVNAISKLLPIYHALEGLHDERKTTVHDELFEEWHEHTVSLNLGTLRGGEWVSSVPDEAVLEARISHAPEETREGLRETVERTVERAAEGDPWLQEHPPEIEWFGWRGRSAKIDPDEPIVRTVEAVAETTLDRESHAKGFPGGIDSRFFVNETGTPAVCFGPGAYNIHGTDEYLPVAELEELTLALALTAMSWCGYRVTPDES, encoded by the coding sequence ATGGAACCGCATGAGCGCGTCGCGGCCGCCGCGAGCGAGCGCGTCGAGGATGCCGTCGACCAAATCAGCGACGACCTCGTCGGATTCGCGAGCGATCTCGTTCGAGTCCGAAGCGTTCTGAACCACGAAGAACCGGCCCAGGAACTCGTCCGAGAGCGCCTCGAGGCGCTCGATCTCGAGGTCGAGGAGATCCGCGCAGACGAGGTCCCTGGCATCGAGGACCACGACGAGTACGTCGAACGCGACCTGTCTTACGAGGATCGGCCGAACCTCCTCGCGACGCGCGAGGGTGCGGATGACGGTCCGTCGCTGCTGTTCAACGGACACGTCGATGTCGTCCCCGAGGGCGACCGCGACGCGTGGTCGTTCGACCCGTTCGCCGGAACCGTCGAGGACGGACGACTCCTCGGGCGGGGCGCGTCGGACATGAAAGGCGGCGTCGCCGCGATGATCTACGCGCTCGAGGCCCTCGATCGAGCGGGAATCGAGCTCCTCGGCGACCTGTCGTTCAACACCGTCATCGAGGAGGAGTACGGCGGCTCGGGCGGGACGCTCGCGAGCGTCCTGGCGGGCGTCGACGCGGACGCGGTCGTGATCCCAGAACCGACGGGCTTCGACTCGTGGATCGCGAACGACGGCGTCTCTTACTTTCGGGTGACCGTCGAGGGGAAAGGCGCCCACGCAGCGGAGACCGACGCCGGCGTGAACGCCATCTCGAAGCTGTTGCCGATCTATCACGCGCTCGAGGGTCTCCACGACGAGCGCAAGACGACAGTGCACGACGAGTTATTCGAGGAGTGGCACGAGCACACGGTCTCGCTGAACCTCGGCACGCTGCGCGGCGGCGAGTGGGTTTCGAGCGTTCCCGACGAAGCGGTTCTCGAGGCGCGGATCTCGCACGCGCCCGAGGAGACGCGCGAAGGTCTCCGCGAGACGGTCGAGCGGACGGTCGAGCGGGCTGCCGAGGGCGATCCGTGGCTCCAGGAGCACCCGCCCGAAATCGAGTGGTTCGGCTGGCGCGGGCGATCGGCGAAGATCGACCCCGACGAGCCGATCGTTCGGACCGTTGAGGCCGTCGCCGAAACGACGCTGGACCGGGAGAGTCACGCCAAAGGGTTCCCCGGGGGAATTGACTCCCGATTCTTCGTCAACGAGACCGGGACGCCGGCCGTCTGCTTCGGGCCGGGCGCGTACAACATCCACGGCACCGACGAGTACCTCCCGGTCGCGGAACTCGAGGAACTCACGCTCGCGCTCGCGTTGACTGCCATGTCGTGGTGTGGCTACAGGGTGACGCCGGATGAGTCGTAA
- a CDS encoding creatininase family protein, with protein sequence MSRNDGSAPRRYDELTSPEIDEAAEDGATIVVPVGATEDHGPHLPLDVDRRIVEAVCEPAVAASDDALLFPTIDHGYLPHHMDFPGGITIDWRTFVDYVIDVCVSLAHHGFERILLVNGHGSNHHLLELASRQVMLQYPDIHCAMLSWWEIDEVRETASAVREAGPQGSAHAGEMETSIYMHLYPERVDMDAAPRDVDYPESRHFNNLDLAGQTRPEDSTPVTMLGWWSTISETGVLGDATVATPETGELLLEAAVEGLGSVLEEFATYPIRPIDDHHARTVTDREYDAFRPR encoded by the coding sequence ATGAGTCGTAACGACGGCTCGGCACCCCGTCGCTACGACGAACTCACGTCGCCCGAAATCGACGAGGCCGCCGAGGACGGCGCGACGATCGTCGTCCCCGTCGGTGCGACCGAAGACCACGGTCCCCACCTCCCGCTCGACGTCGACCGTCGGATCGTCGAGGCGGTCTGCGAACCGGCCGTCGCCGCCAGTGACGACGCGTTGCTGTTCCCGACGATCGATCACGGCTACCTCCCCCACCACATGGATTTTCCGGGCGGGATCACGATCGACTGGCGCACGTTCGTCGACTACGTCATCGACGTCTGCGTCTCGCTCGCCCACCACGGGTTCGAGCGGATCCTGCTCGTCAACGGCCACGGGTCGAACCACCACCTCCTCGAACTGGCCAGCCGGCAGGTCATGCTGCAGTATCCCGACATCCACTGCGCGATGCTCTCGTGGTGGGAGATCGACGAGGTTCGCGAGACCGCGAGCGCGGTTCGCGAGGCCGGCCCGCAGGGGTCGGCCCACGCGGGCGAGATGGAGACATCGATTTACATGCATCTCTACCCCGAGCGCGTCGATATGGACGCCGCTCCCCGAGACGTCGACTACCCGGAGAGCCGGCACTTCAACAACCTCGATCTCGCGGGCCAGACTCGCCCCGAAGACTCGACGCCCGTGACGATGCTCGGGTGGTGGTCGACGATCTCCGAGACCGGCGTCTTGGGCGACGCGACCGTCGCGACCCCCGAGACCGGTGAGTTGCTTCTCGAGGCCGCGGTCGAGGGGCTCGGCTCCGTCCTCGAGGAGTTCGCCACGTACCCAATCCGACCGATCGACGACCACCACGCACGGACCGTAACCGATCGCGAATACGACGCTTTCAGACCACGATGA
- a CDS encoding CoA transferase subunit A yields MTHAIDARETPDRRAGIGDETTDREKVTDLVSAIEAYVTDGSSIAFGGMGGRDPEAAAREIVRQGTTGLTVLDDARTTLLDIMVGAGCVDEYVGSWVGTSLISQGHNIRNAVENGVPHHLEMRDVSNFGSSLMFLAGAMDLPFVPTRSMLETDIPEYNDDLEVIEDPLGSGDPLVLVPPARPDVAIIHVQRCDPMGNAQIEGNVVNDHLKARAAEHTIVTCEELVSTDEIRRQPEFTRIPFYTVDAVAEVPFGSHPWHCYGRYYADLPFYREYGLRSQDREEFLEWLEEWIRPHDEYIEKVGADRLETLEHMERTINGAGSAEGADE; encoded by the coding sequence ATGACACACGCCATAGACGCCAGAGAGACCCCCGATAGACGGGCCGGAATCGGCGACGAAACAACCGATCGGGAGAAGGTCACGGACCTCGTCTCCGCAATCGAAGCGTACGTTACGGACGGCTCGAGCATCGCCTTCGGCGGAATGGGTGGGCGCGATCCCGAGGCGGCCGCCCGCGAAATCGTCCGCCAGGGAACGACGGGACTGACCGTCCTCGACGACGCCCGGACGACCTTGCTCGATATCATGGTCGGTGCGGGCTGCGTCGACGAGTACGTCGGCTCCTGGGTGGGGACGAGCCTCATCTCGCAGGGACACAACATCCGAAACGCCGTCGAGAACGGCGTCCCCCACCACCTCGAGATGCGCGACGTCTCGAACTTCGGCTCCTCGCTGATGTTTCTCGCGGGGGCGATGGACCTTCCGTTCGTGCCGACGCGGTCGATGCTCGAGACGGACATTCCAGAGTACAACGACGACCTCGAGGTGATCGAGGACCCGCTCGGGTCGGGGGATCCGCTCGTGCTGGTCCCCCCGGCGCGACCCGATGTCGCGATCATCCACGTGCAGCGGTGCGATCCGATGGGAAATGCACAGATCGAGGGCAACGTCGTCAACGATCACCTCAAGGCTCGGGCCGCCGAACACACCATCGTCACCTGTGAGGAACTCGTCTCGACCGATGAGATCCGGCGACAGCCCGAATTCACCCGCATCCCGTTCTACACGGTCGACGCGGTCGCCGAGGTCCCCTTCGGCTCCCACCCGTGGCACTGTTACGGGCGGTACTACGCCGACCTCCCGTTCTACCGGGAGTACGGCCTCCGGTCGCAAGACCGCGAGGAGTTTCTCGAGTGGCTCGAGGAGTGGATCCGTCCCCACGACGAGTACATCGAGAAGGTCGGCGCCGACCGACTGGAAACGCTCGAGCACATGGAACGGACGATCAACGGTGCCGGCTCCGCGGAGGGTGCCGATGAGTGA
- a CDS encoding CoA-transferase subunit beta: MSERSTAGEAAEPSTESVNPVRVDRPDETADDYTTTELLAVAAAREIDDGETAFIGVGMSLMSGILAKHTHAPDCQLVTESGYIGSVPPGVVQSISDTILGVDALVATDQCEIFIDNQRGAFDVGIIGAGQIDSRGNTNSTAVIGDATYDRPKVRLPGSGGSNDIMTSCGRTVVMMRQQRRAFTTEVDYVTAPGHLDRSGRREELGFVGGGPAAVVTDMAVFGFDDDGEMLLETIHPGVSVDDVRDEVQWDLRVADDVRTTPEPTRGEVAMLRAIDPADVVLRGTDYVYEVGFEEWSNTVLDHWEQLRTVQNETDD, encoded by the coding sequence ATGAGTGAGCGCTCGACGGCGGGCGAGGCCGCCGAGCCATCCACGGAATCGGTGAACCCGGTTCGCGTCGATCGGCCGGACGAGACGGCAGACGACTACACGACGACCGAACTCCTCGCCGTCGCCGCCGCACGCGAGATCGATGACGGGGAGACCGCGTTTATCGGCGTCGGCATGTCGCTGATGTCCGGTATTCTCGCCAAGCACACCCACGCGCCGGACTGTCAGCTCGTGACCGAGTCGGGCTACATCGGCTCCGTCCCTCCGGGCGTGGTCCAGTCGATCTCCGATACCATCCTCGGAGTCGACGCGCTCGTCGCGACCGATCAGTGTGAGATCTTCATCGACAACCAGCGCGGTGCGTTCGACGTCGGCATCATCGGCGCGGGACAGATCGACAGCCGCGGGAACACGAACTCGACGGCAGTTATCGGCGACGCGACGTACGATCGGCCGAAAGTTCGCCTGCCCGGCTCCGGCGGGAGCAACGATATCATGACCTCCTGTGGCCGGACCGTCGTCATGATGCGCCAGCAGCGCCGCGCGTTCACGACCGAAGTCGACTACGTGACCGCGCCGGGTCACCTCGATCGCTCTGGCCGGCGCGAGGAACTCGGCTTCGTCGGCGGCGGTCCGGCCGCCGTCGTCACCGACATGGCGGTGTTCGGTTTCGACGACGACGGCGAGATGCTCCTCGAGACGATACATCCCGGTGTCAGCGTCGACGACGTTCGCGACGAAGTCCAGTGGGACCTCCGCGTCGCAGACGACGTCCGGACGACGCCGGAGCCGACGCGGGGCGAGGTCGCGATGTTACGCGCCATCGACCCCGCGGACGTCGTCCTTCGAGGGACCGACTACGTCTACGAAGTGGGCTTCGAGGAGTGGAGCAACACCGTCCTCGACCACTGGGAGCAACTGCGAACGGTTCAGAACGAAACCGACGACTGA
- a CDS encoding aspartate aminotransferase family protein: MTTHDTPQRQTRAGTDLGGMFPRAFADEYVTIVRGDGPWVWDADGNRYLDAVSGNQNVNIGHGREEVAAAAKEQLERLEYASSMLFANEPAMEYTEKIAEFTPDGFEKTWLVSSGSEANESAIKMARQYHYERGNEGKYKVISRRRSYHGNTAGAMAVSGFPARKTKMEPLFANFPKAPSATPYRCERCDGDGGHACGVECANDLERLIQDEGPETVSAFITEPVTGAANAGASPHDGYFERIREICDEYDVLFIVDEVMAGFGRTGENFAIEHWDVTPDIITGAKGMSGGYSPIGGTMPHRRVAEVFETIEDGFQHGHTFCFNPASAAIGTAVLEYMDEHDLVANAREVGAHLRERCEEFDEYDFVGDVRGKGLMIGVEFVGDRETKEPLAETGTAFQSLLFEAGLDNGIVTYPGGGHVDGQDGDHVLITPPLTIDNELADEVVDRMHATFADVESALGW, translated from the coding sequence ATGACGACACACGACACACCCCAACGACAGACGAGAGCGGGCACCGACCTCGGGGGAATGTTCCCCCGCGCGTTCGCCGACGAGTACGTTACCATCGTCCGCGGCGACGGGCCGTGGGTCTGGGACGCGGACGGGAACCGGTACCTCGACGCCGTCTCCGGAAACCAGAACGTCAACATCGGCCACGGCCGTGAGGAGGTCGCAGCGGCCGCGAAAGAACAGCTCGAGCGCCTCGAGTACGCCTCGAGCATGCTGTTCGCGAACGAACCCGCGATGGAGTACACCGAGAAGATCGCCGAGTTCACGCCCGACGGGTTCGAGAAGACGTGGCTCGTCTCGAGCGGCTCAGAGGCCAACGAGAGCGCGATCAAGATGGCCCGCCAGTACCACTACGAGCGGGGGAACGAGGGCAAGTACAAGGTAATTTCGCGCCGTCGCAGCTACCATGGCAACACCGCCGGCGCGATGGCGGTATCGGGATTTCCGGCACGGAAGACGAAGATGGAGCCGCTGTTCGCGAACTTTCCGAAAGCGCCGAGCGCGACGCCGTACCGCTGTGAGCGCTGCGACGGGGACGGCGGGCACGCCTGCGGCGTCGAGTGCGCGAACGACCTCGAGCGGCTCATCCAGGACGAGGGGCCGGAGACGGTCTCGGCGTTCATCACGGAGCCGGTCACCGGTGCCGCCAACGCCGGCGCGTCTCCACACGATGGCTACTTCGAGCGGATCCGCGAGATCTGCGACGAGTACGACGTGTTGTTCATCGTCGACGAGGTCATGGCCGGGTTCGGACGGACCGGCGAGAACTTCGCGATCGAACACTGGGACGTCACGCCCGACATCATCACCGGCGCGAAGGGGATGAGCGGCGGCTACTCGCCCATCGGCGGTACGATGCCCCATCGCCGCGTCGCGGAGGTCTTCGAAACTATCGAGGACGGATTCCAGCACGGCCACACCTTCTGTTTCAACCCGGCGTCGGCCGCGATCGGCACGGCCGTCCTCGAGTACATGGACGAGCACGACCTCGTGGCCAACGCCCGCGAGGTCGGCGCGCATCTCCGTGAACGGTGCGAGGAGTTCGACGAGTACGACTTCGTCGGCGACGTCCGCGGCAAGGGACTGATGATCGGCGTGGAGTTCGTCGGCGATCGCGAGACGAAGGAACCGCTCGCGGAGACCGGCACGGCGTTCCAGTCGCTCCTCTTCGAGGCGGGACTGGACAACGGAATCGTTACCTACCCCGGCGGCGGCCACGTCGACGGACAGGACGGCGATCACGTGCTGATCACGCCGCCGCTGACGATCGACAACGAACTCGCCGACGAGGTCGTCGACCGGATGCACGCGACCTTCGCGGACGTGGAATCGGCGCTCGGATGGTGA
- a CDS encoding AMP-binding protein, which translates to MISGTRTNGQTLPSLLTAAFSRRPERIALRDETGSLTYGELDRRSNALANALLEFGLEPEGRVATILPNRLEAPVVDIATYKAGAARLPINPELSTTAIEYILSDAEPAVVVCDSARLDDVADLVDGLPMRPECVAVESADPPAGWRSAARLEDGAAADSPSVSVEPDAIAGHFYTGGTTGDPKGVCYTQSCLTTNLLAHHADLGFSSTDTGLVATPISHSAGTFLLSALLAGGTVVLRRGFDETDFCTAVETHGVTWTFLVPTMLYRLLDGPLAVHDVSSLENVIYGAAPIRPDRLREALDRLGPVLTQFYGQTEVPNLITTLDRRDHARVLEDGDDRLLRSAGQPCLLSEVKVVDPDTGEERGPDEPGELLVRAPYTFDGYFGLPEATDETLVDGWVRTGDVGRVDDEGYLYLLDRRNDVVVTGGMNVYTSEVERALGEHRAVGDVAVIGVPDEEWGEAVHAVVVPTEGQEIDVDDLLGFAGERLAGYKRPKSVDVFDALPTTPYGKIDREALRDRYWSDEDRRIN; encoded by the coding sequence GTGATCTCAGGTACTCGGACGAACGGACAAACACTCCCATCACTTCTCACCGCAGCGTTCTCCCGGCGTCCCGAGCGGATCGCACTGCGGGATGAAACCGGATCGCTCACGTACGGCGAACTGGATCGGCGCTCGAACGCGCTTGCTAACGCCTTGCTCGAGTTCGGACTCGAACCCGAAGGGCGCGTGGCGACGATACTCCCCAACCGGCTCGAGGCACCGGTCGTCGACATCGCGACGTACAAGGCGGGTGCGGCGCGGCTCCCGATCAATCCAGAGCTCTCCACGACGGCGATCGAGTACATCCTCTCGGACGCCGAACCGGCCGTCGTCGTCTGTGACTCGGCCCGTCTCGACGACGTTGCGGACCTCGTCGACGGCCTTCCGATGCGACCAGAGTGTGTCGCCGTCGAATCGGCGGATCCGCCGGCAGGCTGGCGTTCCGCGGCGCGGCTCGAGGACGGAGCGGCCGCGGATAGCCCGTCCGTGTCGGTCGAACCGGACGCGATCGCCGGCCACTTCTACACCGGCGGGACGACGGGCGACCCGAAAGGCGTCTGCTACACGCAATCGTGTCTCACGACGAATCTGCTCGCACACCACGCCGATCTCGGCTTCTCGAGTACCGACACCGGACTCGTCGCGACGCCGATCTCGCACTCCGCGGGAACGTTCTTGCTCTCGGCGTTACTCGCGGGCGGGACGGTCGTCCTCCGGCGCGGGTTCGACGAGACCGACTTCTGTACGGCCGTCGAGACCCACGGCGTGACGTGGACCTTTCTCGTCCCGACGATGCTCTACAGGCTGCTGGACGGGCCGCTCGCGGTCCACGACGTGTCCTCGCTCGAGAACGTGATCTACGGGGCTGCACCGATCCGTCCCGACCGGTTGCGGGAAGCGCTCGACCGACTCGGACCGGTTCTGACCCAGTTTTACGGACAGACCGAGGTCCCCAACCTCATCACTACGCTCGACCGGCGCGATCACGCCCGCGTGCTCGAGGACGGCGACGACCGACTGTTGCGGTCCGCCGGGCAACCATGTCTGCTCTCGGAGGTGAAGGTCGTCGATCCCGACACCGGCGAGGAACGCGGACCCGACGAGCCGGGCGAACTGCTCGTGCGGGCACCGTACACCTTCGACGGCTACTTCGGACTGCCGGAGGCGACCGACGAGACGCTCGTCGACGGCTGGGTGCGGACCGGTGACGTCGGCCGGGTCGACGACGAAGGCTACCTCTATCTGCTCGACCGACGCAACGATGTCGTCGTCACCGGCGGGATGAACGTCTACACCAGCGAGGTCGAGCGCGCGCTCGGCGAGCACCGGGCCGTCGGCGACGTTGCCGTCATCGGCGTCCCAGACGAAGAGTGGGGTGAGGCCGTCCACGCGGTCGTCGTCCCGACCGAGGGACAGGAGATCGATGTCGATGACCTCCTCGGGTTCGCCGGCGAGCGGCTGGCGGGCTACAAGCGGCCCAAGTCAGTCGACGTATTCGACGCCCTTCCAACGACGCCGTACGGAAAAATCGACAGAGAAGCGTTGCGCGATCGATACTGGAGCGACGAGGATCGACGGATCAACTGA